From Triticum urartu cultivar G1812 chromosome 2, Tu2.1, whole genome shotgun sequence, a single genomic window includes:
- the LOC125540454 gene encoding thylakoidal processing peptidase 1, chloroplastic-like encodes MATAPPRLLRGLIAPLPLSLADWLPCHQQLLTSAALLHRCWLPSLARLRCPSCSDGFKLFLVLLLVSAALAEVRFVASASMAPTLRPGDRAVAEKVSYMFRRPSVGDIVFFRVPTALQNCGINKDVVFIKRVIATPGDFIEVRQGQHIVNGVAQKEHYTAPHASYTMEAMRLPEGHVFVMGDNRNNSCDSRAWGPLPISNILGRYMMSFTRSSLQ; translated from the exons atGGCGACGGCGCCGCCGCGTCTGCTGCGGGGCCTCATCGCGCCGCTGCCGCTGTCGCTGGCGGACTGGCTGCCGTGCCACCAGCAGCTGCTCACCTCCGCCGCCCTCCTGCACCGCTGCTGGCTCCCCTCGCTGGCGCGCCTCCGCTGCCCCTCCTGCTCCGACGGATTCAAGCTCTTCCTCGTCCTGCTCCTCGTCTCCGCCGCCCTCGCCGAGGTCCGCTTCGTCGCCTCCGCGTCTATGGCGCCCACCCTCCGCCCCGGCGACCGCGCCGTCGCAGAAAAA GTGAGCTACATGTTCCGGCGGCCGTCTGTGGGCGACATTGTCTTCTTCAGGGTGCCCACGGCGCTGCAG AATTGTGGCATAAATAAGGATGTTGTATTTATTAAGAGGGTTATTGCCACCCCTGGAGATTTCATCGAG GTTCGACAAGGCCAGCATATTGTCAACGGTGTTGCACAGAAGGAACATTACACCGCACCCCATGCGTCGTACACGATGGAAGCCATG CGCCTCCCTGAAGGCCATGTATTCGTCATGGGTGATAACCGTAATAACAGCTGTGATTCTCGTGCCTG GGGACCTCTTCCTATCAGCAACATTCTTGGAAGATACATGATGTCCTTCACAAGGTCGTCCCTCCAATAG
- the LOC125534619 gene encoding uncharacterized protein LOC125534619 → MSSIMSRSSSPLSTTDASVVQPPPPPPPPPRERESETETEAPPLLPQISRMLLLELKLQDERLNRGRRTGYGGRSSSVPGCCWRRASTRGGGGTQARSAAAGGGEEGAAAQARPAAGGQAQVRYKVDRQD, encoded by the exons aTGTCCTCCATCATGTCCCGGTCGTCCTCCCCCCTCTCCACCACCGACGCATCCGTCgtccagcctcctcctcctcctcctcctcctccgcgtgaACGTGAAAGTGAAACTGAAACTGAAGCCCCTCCTCTCTTGCCGCAGATTTCAAG GATGTTGTTGTTGGAGCTCAAGCTGCAGGACGAGCGGCTTAACCGCGGGAGGAGAACAGGGTACGGCGGGAGGAGCTCAAGCGTGCCCGGCTGCTGCTGGAGGAGAGCATCTActaggggaggaggaggaactCAAGCGCGCTCAGCTGCTGCTGGCGGAGGAGAAGAGGGTGCTGCAGCTCAAGCACGCCCAGCTGCAGGAGGCCAAGCTCAAGTCCGTTACAAGGTCGATAGACAAGATTAA
- the LOC125540453 gene encoding probable magnesium transporter NIPA4, which produces MDGDGGSASGGGRWYTGMSSDNIKGLVLAISSSLFIGASFIIKKKGLKKAASSSGGVRAGVGGYSYLYEPLWWVGMITMVVGEVANFVAYAFAPAILVTPLGALSIIISAVLAHVMLREKLHIFGVLGCVLCVVGSTTIVLHAPQERQIESVIEVWDLATEPAFMCYVAVVLAIVAVLVFKFVPLYGQTHVMVYIGVCSLVGSISVMSVKALGIALKLTFSGTNQLIYPQTWAFTMVVISCIITQMNYLNKALDTFNTAVVSPIYYTMFTSLTILASVIMFKDWDRQNPTQIVTEMCGFVTIFSGTFLLHKTKDMADGLSNSSSFRLPTISSARSFKQTDEYSEGVPLRSSDSFRSLH; this is translated from the exons ATGGACGGCGACGGCGGGTCGGCGTCGGGGGGCGGGAGGTGGTACACGGGCATGTCGTCGGACAACATCAAGGGGCTGGTGCTGGCCATCTCCTCCAGCCTCTTCATCGGCGCCAGCTTCATCATCAAGAAGAAGGGCCTCAAGaaggccgcctcctcctccggcggcGTCAGGGCCG GGGTTGGTGGCTATTCTTATTTATATGAGCctctttggtgggttggcatgatAACAA TGGTTGTTGGGGAAGTTGCGAATTTCGTGGCTTATGCCTTTGCGCCAGCCATTTTGGTTACTCCTCTTGGTGCTCTCAGCATAATCATCAG CGCTGTACTTGCACATGTAATGCTGCGTGAGAAGCTGCACATATTCGGCGTTCTTGGATGCGTCCTATGTGTTGTGGGATCCACCACCATTGTCCTCCATGCCCCGCAAGAGCGTCAAATTGAGTCGGTGATAGAAGTTTGGGATCTGGCCACTGAACCAG CCTTCATGTGTTATGTGGCCGTAGTACTTGCTATTGTCGCTGTGCTTGTGTTCAAGTTTGTTCCACTTTATGGCCAAACCCATGTCATGGTGTACATTGGTGTTTGTTCTCTCGTAGGTTCCATCTCG GTCATGAGTGTGAAAGCTCTTGGGATAGCTTTGAAGCTCACCTTTTCCGGAACAAACCAACTCATATATCCCCAGACATGGGCTTTTACTATGGTTGTCATCTCATGCATCATTACTCAAATGAATTACTTGAACAAG GCCCTTGACACATTTAATACAGCAGTTGTATCACCCATATATTATACGATGTTCACATCTTTAACCATCTTGGCTAGTGTGATTATGTTCAAG GACTGGGACCGGCAAAATCCGACACAAATCGTGACGGAGATGTGCGGCTTCGTCACCATCTTCTCGGGGACATTTCTGCTTCACAAAACAAAAGACATGGCTGATG GGCTATCGAACTCTTCTTCATTTCGTCTCCCAACCATTTCATCGGCGCGGTCCTTCAAGCAGACAGATGAGTATAGCGAAGGGGTTCCTCTCAGATCGTCGGACTCGTTCCGGTCACTGCATTGA